A window from Parambassis ranga chromosome 13, fParRan2.1, whole genome shotgun sequence encodes these proteins:
- the LOC114445347 gene encoding succinate receptor 1-like, producing MGLNCTQIDGVLERYYLSPFYGIEFCIGFPGNLLVVLGYIFCLPEWQSCNIYLFNLAVSDLIFLCTLPRLSHLYANDQSETNPYACIINRYVLHVNLYSSILFMVWLSMDRFLLIKYPTRNHYLLRMRTALIVALLSWIAVNVQIIPLVTLMIQDLKKGNFTRCQDFASLQGDVNAFSYSLGLTVTGYILPLLGLCVFSYQIAHLLKAQERAVQRRKTSYKRPLRVAVSAAAMFLVLYTPYHVLRNVRIASRSAWADLQLCTQMYIKGLYILTRPLAFLHSVINPVFYFLMGDKFREILLLNLRKLFRKTDLQREPA from the exons ATG GGGCTCAACTGTACACAGATAGATGGTGTACTGGAGAGGTACTACCTGTCACCATTTTACGGAATTGAGTTCTGCATTGGTTTCCCTGGCAACCTTTTGGTTGTTCTTGGTTACATATTTTGTTTGCCTGAGTGGCAGAGCTGCAACATTTACCTCTTCAACCTGGCCGTCTCTGACCTTATTTTCCTCTGCACGCTGCCACGCCTCTCCCACCTCTACGCAAATGACCAATCAGAGACCAATCCCTATGCCTGCATTATCAACCGCTACGTCCTGCATGTCAATCTTTACTCTTCCATTCTCTTCATGGTCTGGCTTAGCATGGATCGCTTCTTGCTCATAAAATACCCAACACGGAACCACTATCTGCTGAGAATGCGGACAGCCCTGATTGTGGCACTGCTGAGCTGGATCGCAGTCAATGTGCAAATTATCCCACTGGTAACCCTGATGATCCAAGACCTAAAAAAAGGAAATTTCACCCGCTGCCAGGATTTTGCCAGCCTACAAGGGGATGTCAATGCATTCAGCTACAGTTTGGGGTTAACTGTGACTGGTTACATTCTCCCACTCCTTGGACTTTGTGTGTTCTCCTACCAAATTGCACACTTGCTTAAAGCCCAGGAAAGGGCTGTACAGCGTAGGAAAACATCGTACAAGCGGCCCCTGAGGGTCGCTGTGTCGGCCGCAGCCATGTTTCTGGTTCTCTACACTCCCTACCACGTGCTGAGAAATGTCAGAATAGCATCACGGTCAGCCTGGGCAGAcctgcagctgtgcacacaGATGTACATAAAAGGCCTTTATATTTTGACCCGGCCACTGGCCTTTTTGCACAGTGTCATCAACCCTGTCTTCTACTTCCTTATGGGTGACAAGTTTAGAGAAATCCTGCTGTTAAATCTCAGAAAGCTTTTTAGAAAGACAGACCTGCAAAGAGAACCAGCCTAA